A stretch of DNA from Juglans microcarpa x Juglans regia isolate MS1-56 chromosome 5D, Jm3101_v1.0, whole genome shotgun sequence:
GTTCAACAATACTTGAGGTatataatacttaaattaacTAATGTTTGACCTCTGAAAAAGATCTAATCTTGTTAATTCTGTATGTTTTGGATAACAAAATCATGGTAACCAACAATGTTATCTTAGTAGGAAAATTCTTAACAAATTCTAGACGTCCTCACAAAGCAAGGATGTTAGTGAGACAATTTTtcatttgtattatatatgaagaaacaacctaatttttcctttaaatagAGAATAATGACACCAGAAAAGTAAGGCAAACACATTTAAGATCCATGAACAAAAGGAAAACTGGTAAGGTAGAACTGTTTAACAGtgaaaacaataacataaaatattatggtaaaatgcataaaacatagtatatttttagtaatagtcaataaataacaaatttatGCAATAAAGCAATTTtgtatgaatttgaaaaaagcaaaatccagccctttcttttttgtttttatggaaTTCATCAGGAAAAAGCAGTTATATATTGCAACTTAAATCATACTGATGATGGTTAATCAAGGCAGTTCCATACTAGAAACTATCAAATTAACATACGAAATATCAAAATGAATCCCAAAAATTTCgtgattgaaaagaaaatttgagcATTGACACTGCTTTATATCAAAGTATCAGCTATATTGTAAACCAGATTTGCATACCAGCCCATGAGAACCTTCACCCATAAAAGCAGATGTGTCAAAGTTTTTTGTAGCCACCTCAAGCTCTTCGAAGGAAAAGATTCGATAAGCTGGAAGGCCAACCGCTCCCATCTTCATTGTTTGTGATATATACCCTTAAGAAGAGGGCAAATAAATCAAATGTCAGATACATGATAAGTAGGAAGCCTTGACTGCATTCCGTTATTTTTTTCCCCATCAACTATTTCTAACAATTAAGATCCTTGAACCAATTGTACAGGAAAACTAAAATACATActcttttgttttgaatatctTCTAATTCAACTAAACAAAATCTAGAAGTACAACTACGTAGGTTGATGGCAAAAAAATTTCTTTGCCATGCAACTCTATATGGAGCTGTATTCTTAGCAAGTTATTTTTAAGTCTAATGAGTCTTCTCCTATTCTTCCTaatgtaaaacaaaaatcaCTTCAGTTTTCATAAATGTCACTGAGAATTCTGTTAATTTATATGTTGGGCGGAATTTCGATGTGAAAAATAGTAGAGCAGAATTTATTTGTCATTTACTAAAAGAAACTAAGCAGAGTTCAGGGTCTCTTTTTAAGTTATACTgcatgaaaaaacaaaatgcaaaaataaccTTAATAAAACGTATACATATGAGCGCATTTCCTCCATATAGCATTATCAAAGTGAAAGAGTCAGACAATTTGTGGTGTTAAAGCCAATAATGCAACATTTTTAGCATAGAAGAACCTATTTATTTTGCTTTAAAACATATATTCCTCTTGTTATTATAATAACTGAAAAAACAGAGTCTATTTGAGCATGAACAAATGCAGTCTCTCCACTTGCATGAATAAATATATGCAAATGGGTGTCTACCACTGCGCACACAATCAAATAATCATACATGCATACAAACATCTGCACACACATTTGTTGTATGAGAGaaaggagggggagagagagccAGAGATGAAATATACTTGCATCAGAAAGTATCTTTGAAGTGTACCCTGCCGATGCATTCTCTTCTATTAATCTTGTCAGGggttttttaacttttgttgCTCTCTTGGCATTAAATCTTCTAACAATCAAGAAAATTGGTCCAAGAAGTGCAATTCCTCCAATAATTCCTCCAATTATACCCAGGGCAATAACTGCTTTAGAAGCTTCTCTCTGTTTCAATTGAAGTGGAGGAATGCCAGCAGCTAAGGCTTCATTGTGGCAAAATGAAAATGGATGTTGGTTTTGCTTTCCAGTAGCCAAACAATTCCTAGCATACAGAACGACCCTTTCCTTGGAATCAGTTAGTAGACAGCTAGGTAATCTTCCGGTCAAAAGATTTGAGGACAAATCCACAAATTCAAGGCCTGTACTGCAAGATAGGTTTTCAAAAAGCATTCCCGTGAATCTGTTCCCTGCAGTGTTCAGATAAGTAATAGAAGGCAGCGCTAAGATTGATGTGGGGAACGGCCCAACAAATGTATTGAAAGATATATCCAGAAGTCGAAGCTGATAATAGGAGCTCACTTCAACAGGAATGCCAGACCTAAACCTGTTCTTGCTCAGGATAAGGGTGACCAACTTGCTACCGAGTTGAGGAAACTGAGGTCCAAAAGCATTATCTTCCAAGTCAAGCACTTGAAGGTTTGTCAAATGTTCGAAGTCGGGGACAGCTCCATAAAATTCGTTATGGGAAAGAGCAAGGACTCTAAGATTTTCCAAATTACTCAATGTACTTGGCAGAGACCCATTGAACAAATTCTTCTTCAAACTTAAAACAGTCAGAACTGGGAGTGAACTCAACCAATCTGGTAGCTGGCCAGAAAACATATTGTCATCGAGTATGAGTGTCTGGAGGCTTGTTAGGGATGAAAACTCTTGAGGGATGGGGCCATCTAAGAAGTTAGAGCTGACATTAAGAATTTCTAAAGATGAAAGCCGCGCAATTTTACCAGGGAAAGTTCCCCATAAACCAATAGAAACCAATGTGAGCACTTTGAGGCCAGGAAGCTTAACTAGGGTTGTTACAAAGGAATCCAACGAGAAATTCCGAGGAAGAAGTGGAGCTCTCTTGTTGCCAATTATATGCAGCTGGGTTATGGTTTCTTCATAGCATACAACAGTTAAAGATGAATTTGGCTCGGTGTTGCAGAAATCTGTATTATTATTCCAGCTGCTTAAAATTAATGGAAAGTTTAGAAGTCGTTGAATTCTTAAGAGGGCCTGAGCCTGAGAGGATTGCAGTTGCTCTGAGTaattaataaaaggaaaaattataaaaagagctAGAAGCAAAGAATGGTGGAACATTTTTGCCATTGGCAGTATATGCAAAACCAGTTGTAGAGGTAAGGCACATGAAGCATTACAGAGCTTTGAAAGACCAAAAAATTAGAACAAGTTGAAAGTTCGCATCAACAAAACTGGACAGTGATATTCTAGCCAGTTTTTAAAGAGGAGTGACGTTCATATCTGCTTAACTACTGGAGCTCAAGTTCCCATGTAAGAAATCCTGCAACCAAATTTATGCAATAAAGCAAAAGTTACCAAGGATCCAAAATGAAAAGCACCAAAAATCAAAAATCTTATGTCTTGTCAATACCCAAAACATACAAATCCTATATCTTATGGCAAATAGACAAGATTTTTCAGATTAAAGTTGCATTATTAGATTGAATATGTTTTAGTATGAACGTATAAATCATATGTTTTAGCTGGAATAGATACAGCCAGTTCTACCCCACAACTTTTTGCTCAAGCCTTGCTCAaagtcaataaaaaatttaaaaaccaacCAGATCGAGGGTTGTGACTTCTAAATGAAGTTAATTACGCAAAACCAAATCCTCCACACCACACTTGGGAGTGAAAAGGAACAAACGACAAATATCCAGCTAACAATAAACACTTCACATGGAACACACATTTCACCAAACTGAAacccaacaaaagaaaacacgCAAACCTCATATCACATGGAAGTCCCTGCAAGTTTTTCAGACGACCCAATTGAACAGAACCCACACACAAAGATAACATGGTGACAGGAAGGTTCTCAACCACACATACACAAACCTGTAAAGGAGAGACCTATAAACGTCTTACGTCGACACATGAGATGCTCTTTCCCAGGAGAAATTTCGCGTTTGGACAAGCAAATACAATTTGGTGACCGGTTCGAAGAAACTGCAAGAGCCAAGTCTTGCACAAAATCCTCCACACAAAACGAGCTTAGTCATAAACCGACACTACATTTAGCTCAACAATGAAAATGCAATACTTCTACTTTATTTGGCAACTGTTTTGGCATACTTTTCAGAGCTCATAAATGGAAACCATAGTTGGAGAAgcaaagcaaaagcaaaagcaaaagatTCTAGAGGAGAATAGAACCCCTTTAATTTTCGAGTGTTGGGGAGCCTAGCATATTGAGTTGATGGGATCTAACGTTGTAgtacatttaattattacaaagaaaagaaacgTCAAAGAGGTTAAAGGTGGGTTTGGCACAAACTGTAACCCCTCGCTTTCTCTAGCGCTGTCGATTTGTGATGTTGTGGCCCCCATGCTAATTGCATGCTGTATTGCTGTTGCTTTTGGCGGCTCCCTCTCCACTTTCACTTTCTCTTTCCTAATACTGCCAAGTGCCAGGTGCCAACTGCAGGTCctctttaataatttataacctttttctttttgtcaccTCTCTagaattacaataataaaactaaaaaaaaatagatagaaatcaaaatatcaattttctcGAAAAATGAGGTTTGTAATCTTAGAATATGCCTGGATTACACTCCAGTATCTATGGCTATGCAAATAGTCTGCTAACTCCGACTCCGTTcgatttctatttttaaattggaATATTCAGAATTTGGAATCGGAATTAGAATTGGAGTCAGAATTCGGAGGCTCGAGCGCCTCCAAACtccaccttttttttaaaaaaaatcaaatataaaatgacatcgttttacatctaaaattcttttaaaaaccTAACTAaacgattttttttcttcacacgtGATTTTTTTCTTCCCCGCACTCTTCCGCGACTGTTCTCTCTTTGTTCTCTCTATTTATCCCGTCATTTTCTTCACGTCGTGCCATTTGCCGTCGTCATGAACCCAGGGCCACCGTAGAATACCTCCTGTCAACATCAATTAGTATATTACCACCTCCTCTGCTCCTCATTTGATTTACAattgatgtttattttttatgatttttgaattttagagTTTTCAATTTTAGAGATTTTGTTAACATGGAATATTCAACAAACATAGATACTGTTATTGTTCTTGATTTTGGAGTGTGTAGAAATATGTGTATTGACGAAATggttttaatcaaattttgctCACAGAAGCATAAATAAGACAGTGAACGAAAGGTGTTTCTGGAAATGTCACTGAGAAAAACTTTGCTCAAACCCTAACAATTCTGAACATTCACTTGAGCTATGTGTCGAGCGCCGATATACTTCAGAAGTCGTTCGAGCGAGTATTGAGTGAACTTTCTGTCTACATTACCGCTCGAGCTTCATGTCAAGTGAGggttgagcgaactctctgtctaACTTCCGCTTAAGCTCCACGTTGAGCACCTATCAAGTAAACTCTTTGTATGaattctgctcgagcgctatGTCAAGCGTCTGTCAAGTGAACTCCATGTACGAGTTCTGCTAAAGCCATGTTGAGCTCATTTCGATTCATTTTCACTTTAACACAATTCAATActtgttacaacacaatttaacaaagattttcacaagaatatgccaatacacttatttttacattaacaaatactattagaaatatttatatgggctatgatatatttaggatttatttaatatgcctattttttttccatccaCGAAGTCTTCAAGTTTAAGCAAGAACATGAAACCCTCGAGTTcgcataaaaatttaaatagaccGTGATATACAGTATAACTTAATctattcatttttcaattttgccTCAAATTAAAGTTACCAGAAAAACATACAAAAGCTTGAGAAAACATATTAACatcatgctaattaattaatacagtCAAGTAGTgagctttttttatttaaataaataccaTGAGAATATTAGAGGAACACCAATTTGGGGTCCACAAACCACAACCACCTTTTGCAATTCTATCTGCCCCATTGATGAATCTCTTGACATTTTCATcagttttaattcttttatactGTTATAAGATTAGTATTTGAGTGAAGGAGATAAGTTCAAAATTTATgttaattaaatgataaataaataagattatacTGTTATACTTTTCATTCAttaattatcttcttctttttttattataaaatcaacTACATGCAGTGCATCATATACCTATTATACATAACATgctgtaaatttttttcctaatttgtttgcatataatttattttttcagtacAATTGAGATAGATATGGATGCTACACCTAGTGTGGATGATCGTCGACAAGGGGATGTCATAGTTGTTACATCGACAAGTACTCCCACCCCTCGACCCACATCTAAAACAACTACTTTCTATGCAAGTAGTTGAGTCCCAATAAatgtagaaaatgatgatatgtttaatgaggaggatatgcatattgaaaatgaTGATTGACCACCATGGCCTACTAAAAaaaggtcgtggacatgggaacatttcaccaaaattcctggtaaTCGTGTGAACCTGTAGGCGAGATGCCACCACTGTGGGCAACTTTGTGGATGTCATTCGAAGAAAAAAGGCACATTTGTATTAATAGTACATTTTAATGATTCCCAACGGTATAAGATACACAAGAGATTGGTGGTCATTGATCAAACCAAACTCAGTTACAAAACTTCTACGACCACTGATGATATGTAGATTAAGAAACTGTCAATTCTTCAATACAGAGAGAATATGTTGAGGGAATTatttgcagagatgataatttgtGATGAGATGCCTTTTGCCAAGTTGACAAAAAAGGTTTCCGTAAATTTGTCCACACTTTTGAGCCACAATTTTCCATGCCATCATGGTATACGGTGATGAGAGATTgtttgaagaggcatgcgaaggagaAGGCGGAGATGAAGGAAATGTTTCTTACCACTGGACAGAGAGTGTCATTTACAAATGATATATGGACGTCCATATAGAATGCCAgttacatgtgtatcacagcacactttATTGACAATGAATGGATGTTGCAGAAGCAGATTATTAGCTTCAAACAAATTTTTGATCATAAGGGTTCATCCATTGGAGCGGagatggatgattgtataaaggATTGGGGAATTAGAAAAGTGTTCTGTATTACAATTGACAGTGTCAATGCCAATGACACTGCAATTGATTGGTTCAGACGTAATACTATGTTAAAAGATGATATCATTCGTGAGCACAAGTTTATCCATATTcaatgttgtgctcatatcatcaatCTCAAAGTTGCTAAGGagttaaaagaggttgatgattccgTTATCAAAATCCGCAaccttgtgagatatgtgagggcttCCCCCAAAAGGGTTggcaagtttaaggcaataacCGAACAGCTTGAGATTGGATATTTTAATATGTTGTGTTTGGACGTTTTGACTCAATAGAACTCTACATATATGACGTTGGATGTGGCGCAGGAGTACCAAAAAGTGTTTGAGTGGATGAAGGTCAAAGATGGGGGCCCTGAG
This window harbors:
- the LOC121266544 gene encoding probable inactive leucine-rich repeat receptor-like protein kinase At3g03770 isoform X1 codes for the protein MAKMFHHSLLLALFIIFPFINYSEQLQSSQAQALLRIQRLLNFPLILSSWNNNTDFCNTEPNSSLTVVCYEETITQLHIIGNKRAPLLPRNFSLDSFVTTLVKLPGLKVLTLVSIGLWGTFPGKIARLSSLEILNVSSNFLDGPIPQEFSSLTSLQTLILDDNMFSGQLPDWLSSLPVLTVLSLKKNLFNGSLPSTLSNLENLRVLALSHNEFYGAVPDFEHLTNLQVLDLEDNAFGPQFPQLGSKLVTLILSKNRFRSGIPVEVSSYYQLRLLDISFNTFVGPFPTSILALPSITYLNTAGNRFTGMLFENLSCSTGLEFVDLSSNLLTGRLPSCLLTDSKERVVLYARNCLATGKQNQHPFSFCHNEALAAGIPPLQLKQREASKAVIALGIIGGIIGGIALLGPIFLIVRRFNAKRATKVKKPLTRLIEENASAGYTSKILSDARYISQTMKMGAVGLPAYRIFSFEELEVATKNFDTSAFMGEGSHGLMYRGRLKDGTIVAVRCLKMKKSHSTENFMPHIELISKLRHRHLVSALGHCFEYYLEDSSVSRIFLVFEYVPNGTLRSWISERHSRRLTWTQRVAAAIGVAKGIQFLHTGIVPGVYSNNLKITDILLDQNLVAKISSYNLPLLVENVVKVGRGISSSGSKEPIVNARVKDEDKNDVYDFGVILLEIILGRRLKLSDEVTILNDRLQACIASDDAARRSMVDPAVHKACLDKSLRTMMEICVRCLRKDPADRPSIEDVLWNLQYAAQVQDAWCGESQSSEGSPVLPSLSQKLAFQLRDIQRDGSFKRERGYDTSTSEESVR
- the LOC121266544 gene encoding probable inactive leucine-rich repeat receptor-like protein kinase At3g03770 isoform X3; the encoded protein is MAKMFHHSLLLALFIIFPFINYSEQLQSSQAQALLRIQRLLNFPLILSSWNNNTDFCNTEPNSSLTVVCYEETITQLHIIGNKRAPLLPRNFSLDSFVTTLVKLPGLKVLTLVSIGLWGTFPGKIARLSSLEILNVSSNFLDGPIPQEFSSLTSLQTLILDDNMFSGQLPDWLSSLPVLTVLSLKKNLFNGSLPSTLSNLENLRVLALSHNEFYGAVPDFEHLTNLQVLDLEDNAFGPQFPQLGSKLVTLILSKNRFRSGIPVEVSSYYQLRLLDISFNTFVGPFPTSILALPSITYLNTAGNRFTGMLFENLSCSTGLEFVDLSSNLLTGRLPSCLLTDSKERVVLYARNCLATGKQNQHPFSFCHNEALAAGIPPLQLKQREASKAVIALGIIGGIIGGIALLGPIFLIVRRFNAKRATKVKKPLTRLIEENASAGYTSKILSDARYISQTMKMGAVGLPAYRIFSFEELEVATKNFDTSAFMGEGSHGLMYRGRLKDGTIVAVRCLKMKKSHSTENFMPHIELISKLRHRHLVSALGHCFEYYLEDSSVSRIFLVFEYVPNGTLRSWISERHSRRLTWTQRVAAAIGVAKGIQFLHTGIVPGVYSNNLKITDILLDQNLVAKISSYNLPLLVENVVKVGRGISSSGSKEPIVNARVKDEDKNDVYDFGVILLEIILGRRLKLSDEVTILNDRDLGELHYVLGVLVARDSTSLTLS
- the LOC121266544 gene encoding probable inactive leucine-rich repeat receptor-like protein kinase At3g03770 isoform X2 — encoded protein: MAKMFHHSLLLALFIIFPFINYSEQLQSSQAQALLRIQRLLNFPLILSSWNNNTDFCNTEPNSSLTVVCYEETITQLHIIGNKRAPLLPRNFSLDSFVTTLVKLPGLKVLTLVSIGLWGTFPGKIARLSSLEILNVSSNFLDGPIPQEFSSLTSLQTLILDDNMFSGQLPDWLSSLPVLTVLSLKKNLFNGSLPSTLSNLENLRVLALSHNEFYGAVPDFEHLTNLQVLDLEDNAFGPQFPQLGSKLVTLILSKNRFRSGIPVEVSSYYQLRLLDISFNTFVGPFPTSILALPSITYLNTAGNRFTGMLFENLSCSTGLEFVDLSSNLLTGRLPSCLLTDSKERVVLYARNCLATGKQNQHPFSFCHNEALAAGIPPLQLKQREASKAVIALGIIGGIIGGIALLGPIFLIVRRFNAKRATKVKKPLTRLIEENASAGYTSKILSDARYISQTMKMGAVGLPAYRIFSFEELEVATKNFDTSAFMGEGSHGLMYRGRLKDGTIVAVRCLKMKKSHSTENFMPHIELISKLRHRHLVSALGHCFEYYLEDSSVSRIFLVFEYVPNGTLRSWISERHSRRLTWTQRVAAAIGVAKGIQFLHTGIVPGVYSNNLKITDILLDQNLVAKISSYNLPLLVENVVKVGRGISSSGSKEPIVNARVKDEDKNDVYDFGVILLEIILGRRLKLSDEVTILNDRAVAVDMNWGWPWLEEGAHLHVGLLFPLLCACFHRSDLKLDDLVASSRGLQWSHSGLAQCTQRLVVCFV